In Devosia sp. 1566, a single genomic region encodes these proteins:
- the uxuA gene encoding mannonate dehydratase: protein MRQTWRWFGPQDLTSIDDITQAGAQGVVSALHHVPNGVVWTPEEIRKRQQEIGTRKDGTPSGLTWDVVESLPVSEDIKKQKNDWREHIANYKISLRHLAESGIEVVCYNFMPVLDWTRTDLRFTVANGASCMRFDINDFAAFDIHILERPGAGADYSNAIADEAGRRFAELDEDGKKQLARNVTMGLPGSTESMTLDDVRAHLAEYGQISAEQLRAHFIDFLEEVVPTAEEWGVRLCCHPDDPPFALLGLPRVMSTEADYTTILQAVDSHANGMTLCSGSLGARPDNDLPGMMERLGSRVHFLHLRNVKRDTDDVMGSFFESEHLGGDVDMVALIAAIVREENRRRIAGRSDHTIPMRPDHGQDILDDLNRRAQPGYPTIGRMKGLAELRGVMTAFEHRELGLAAR from the coding sequence ATGCGACAAACTTGGCGGTGGTTCGGTCCCCAGGATCTGACCAGCATTGACGATATCACCCAGGCTGGCGCGCAAGGTGTCGTCAGCGCGCTGCATCACGTACCCAATGGGGTGGTGTGGACGCCCGAGGAGATCCGCAAGCGGCAACAGGAAATCGGCACCCGCAAGGATGGCACGCCTTCGGGTCTCACCTGGGACGTGGTGGAAAGCCTGCCGGTTTCCGAGGACATCAAGAAACAGAAGAACGACTGGCGCGAGCATATCGCCAATTACAAGATTTCGCTCCGGCACCTGGCGGAAAGCGGCATCGAGGTGGTGTGCTACAATTTCATGCCGGTGCTGGATTGGACGCGGACCGATCTGCGCTTCACCGTCGCCAATGGCGCTTCCTGCATGCGCTTTGATATCAATGATTTTGCGGCCTTCGACATTCATATTCTCGAGCGGCCGGGCGCTGGCGCCGACTACAGCAATGCCATTGCCGATGAGGCCGGGCGGCGCTTTGCCGAGCTGGACGAAGATGGCAAGAAGCAGCTGGCGCGCAATGTGACCATGGGGCTGCCGGGCTCAACGGAGTCGATGACGCTCGACGATGTGCGCGCCCACCTGGCGGAATATGGCCAGATCAGCGCAGAACAGTTGCGGGCCCACTTCATCGACTTCCTCGAGGAAGTGGTGCCGACGGCCGAGGAGTGGGGCGTGCGGCTCTGCTGCCATCCCGACGATCCCCCGTTCGCGCTGCTGGGTTTGCCGCGGGTGATGTCGACCGAAGCGGATTACACCACCATTCTGCAGGCGGTGGACAGCCACGCCAATGGCATGACGCTGTGCTCGGGTTCGCTGGGGGCACGGCCGGACAACGACCTGCCGGGCATGATGGAGCGGCTGGGAAGCCGGGTGCACTTCCTGCATCTGCGCAACGTCAAGCGGGACACCGACGACGTCATGGGCTCGTTTTTCGAGAGCGAGCATCTGGGTGGGGATGTGGACATGGTGGCCCTCATCGCGGCCATTGTGCGCGAGGAAAACCGGCGGCGCATTGCCGGGCGGAGCGACCACACCATTCCCATGCGCCCCGATCATGGGCAGGACATTCTCGATGACCTCAACCGGCGGGCGCAGCCGGGTTACCCGACGATTGGCCGCATGAAGGGGTTGGCGGAACTGCGCGGGGTGATGACCGCGTTCGAGCATCGGGAACTGGGACTAGCGGCGCGCTAG
- a CDS encoding succinylglutamate desuccinylase/aspartoacylase family protein has product MTFELHRTTLSGDIPGTSTELFWYTAGPADAPRAVHLQAALHADEQPGTMALHHLLPMLRDADADSALRARFTIFPSVNPLGLANRSLRHHIGRYDTETGVNYNRRWPDLYPLVAHALAGRLSDDPTANIAAIRSAVIAWIDEQVPSSAAQQLRLQVLRSAAAADLVLDLHCDDDSLKHIFTSPELMPGLQDLADWMGVAATLTAEDSGGGSFDEVFPSLYRKAAAANPDHPVPVAAEAATLEYRGRADSFDHFGRQDALALFNFFAGRGLIDAAPAAAPVPAPGPTPFEATEVLRVDAPGLLAYRVELGDHVEAGQPVADLIAMDGPEAFMARRPILAGTSGIVLSRVSAKYVRRGAGIAKIVGSTILPTRAGAYLLED; this is encoded by the coding sequence ATGACCTTCGAGCTCCATCGCACCACCCTTTCCGGCGACATCCCGGGCACCAGCACCGAGCTCTTCTGGTACACGGCCGGCCCCGCCGACGCGCCGCGCGCCGTGCACCTGCAGGCCGCCCTCCATGCCGATGAACAGCCCGGCACCATGGCGCTGCATCACCTTTTGCCCATGCTGCGCGACGCCGATGCCGATAGCGCCCTGCGTGCCCGCTTCACCATTTTTCCCTCGGTCAACCCGCTCGGGCTCGCCAACCGGTCGCTGCGCCACCATATCGGGCGCTACGACACCGAAACCGGGGTCAACTACAACCGCCGCTGGCCCGATCTCTACCCGCTGGTCGCCCATGCCCTCGCCGGCCGGCTGAGCGACGACCCCACCGCCAATATCGCCGCCATCCGCTCAGCGGTTATTGCTTGGATCGACGAGCAGGTCCCCAGCTCTGCCGCCCAACAACTGCGCCTCCAGGTGCTGCGCTCCGCCGCGGCGGCCGATCTGGTGCTCGACCTGCATTGCGACGACGACAGCCTCAAGCACATCTTCACTTCGCCCGAACTGATGCCGGGCTTGCAGGACCTCGCCGACTGGATGGGCGTTGCCGCGACCCTTACGGCCGAGGACAGTGGCGGTGGCTCCTTTGATGAGGTCTTCCCCTCGCTCTACCGCAAGGCGGCGGCGGCAAATCCCGACCACCCCGTTCCGGTGGCCGCCGAGGCCGCAACCCTTGAATATCGCGGCCGCGCCGACAGCTTCGACCATTTCGGCCGCCAGGACGCTCTGGCGCTGTTCAATTTTTTTGCTGGCCGCGGCTTGATCGACGCAGCGCCCGCGGCAGCACCCGTCCCCGCTCCTGGCCCCACGCCCTTTGAAGCCACCGAGGTGCTGCGCGTCGATGCGCCCGGGCTCCTCGCCTACCGAGTCGAGCTGGGTGACCATGTCGAGGCCGGCCAGCCCGTGGCCGATCTCATCGCCATGGATGGCCCGGAGGCCTTCATGGCCCGCCGCCCGATCCTGGCCGGAACGAGCGGCATCGTGCTCTCGCGCGTTTCGGCCAAATATGTCCGGCGCGGCGCGGGTATCGCCAAGATCGTGGGCTCCACCATCCTGCCCACCCGCGCCGGCGCCTATCTGCTGGAAGACTAG
- a CDS encoding 2-oxoglutarate dehydrogenase E1 component, whose product MTRQEKNDTFLLTSFLYGGNADYIEQLYSRFKADPNSVDETWKSFFGKLEDSDADAIKSAEGPSWGRTDWPQSPRSELVSALDGNWGEIAVKTEKAVTKKAEAAGVPAASAADVVQATQDSIRAIMMIRAYRMRGHLHADLDPLKLQVREPAPELDPKSYGFTEADYSRKIFIDNYLGLEYATIPEMLAILQRTYCGTLGIEFMHISDPEAKAWIQERIEGPDKEITFTPEGKKAILNKLIEAEGFEKFIDVKYTGTKRFGLDGSEALIPALEQIIKRGGALGIKDIVLGMAHRGRLNVLTQVMGKPHRALFHEFKGGAFYPEDVEGSGDVKYHLGASSDREFDGNKVHLSLTANPSHLEIVDPVVLGKARAKQDQHISPDGKLINIATEGKPDRSMVLPLLLHGDAAFAGQGVIAECLGLSGLKGHRTGGSVHFVINNQIGFTTSPKFSRSSPYPTDVAKMIEAPVLHVNGDDPEAVVFATKVAIEFRQRFGRPVVIDMFCYRRFGHNEGDEPSFTQPLMYTKIRGHKTTLEIYGEKLIGEGLVTAEEIDALKAEWRSKLEAEFEAGQDYRPNKADWLDGAWKNFKPAEQEGPRRGHSGVEVDCLHQIGTALTKVPEGFNVHKTVKRFLDNRLAAIESGEGIDWATAEALAFGTLVTEGHPVRLSGQDVERGTFSQRHSVLNDQMVDGKTFTPLNNLAPDQSRYEVINSMLSEEAVLGFEYGYSLSEPRALTIWEAQFGDFVNGAQVVIDQFISSGERKWFRMSGLVMLLPHGYEGQGPEHSSARPERFLQLCAEDNMQVANCTTPANYFHALRRQVTRDFRKPLILMTPKSLLRHKRATSGLAEMGADSCFHRLLWDDAEAPGAPKTSIKLVADDKIRRVVLCTGKVYYDLLEEREKRGIDDVYLLRIEQLYPFPAKALLDELGRFGNAEIIWCQEEPKNMGAWAFIQPYVEWVFDQMGRNGQRVRYTGRPASASTATGLMRTHLAQLQAFLDEAFAQ is encoded by the coding sequence ATGACACGACAGGAAAAGAACGACACGTTCTTGCTGACCTCGTTTCTTTACGGGGGCAATGCCGACTATATCGAACAGCTGTATTCCCGCTTCAAGGCCGATCCAAACAGTGTCGACGAGACCTGGAAGAGCTTTTTCGGCAAACTCGAAGACAGTGACGCCGACGCCATAAAGAGCGCCGAGGGCCCGAGCTGGGGCCGCACCGACTGGCCGCAGAGCCCCCGTAGCGAGCTGGTCAGCGCGCTTGATGGCAACTGGGGCGAGATCGCCGTCAAGACCGAAAAGGCTGTCACCAAGAAGGCCGAAGCTGCTGGCGTTCCGGCGGCTAGCGCTGCGGATGTGGTGCAGGCGACCCAGGATTCCATTCGCGCCATCATGATGATCCGCGCTTATCGCATGCGCGGGCATCTGCATGCCGATCTGGATCCGCTCAAGCTGCAGGTGCGCGAACCCGCGCCCGAGCTCGATCCCAAGAGCTATGGCTTCACCGAGGCCGATTACAGCCGCAAGATCTTCATCGACAACTATCTGGGGCTGGAATACGCCACCATCCCCGAGATGCTGGCCATTCTGCAGCGCACCTATTGCGGCACGCTCGGCATCGAATTCATGCACATCTCCGATCCCGAGGCCAAGGCCTGGATCCAGGAGCGCATCGAAGGGCCGGACAAGGAAATCACCTTCACCCCCGAGGGCAAGAAGGCCATCCTCAACAAGCTGATCGAGGCCGAGGGCTTCGAGAAGTTCATCGATGTGAAATATACCGGCACCAAGCGCTTCGGCCTTGATGGCTCGGAAGCGCTGATCCCGGCGCTTGAGCAGATCATCAAGCGCGGCGGCGCGCTCGGCATCAAGGACATCGTGCTGGGCATGGCCCACCGCGGGCGCCTCAATGTGCTGACCCAAGTCATGGGCAAGCCGCATCGCGCGCTATTCCACGAGTTCAAGGGTGGCGCGTTCTACCCCGAGGACGTGGAAGGCTCGGGCGACGTCAAGTATCACCTGGGCGCTTCGTCGGACCGCGAGTTCGATGGCAACAAGGTGCACCTGTCGCTGACCGCCAATCCAAGCCATCTTGAGATCGTCGATCCCGTGGTGCTGGGCAAAGCCCGCGCCAAGCAGGACCAGCATATCTCGCCCGATGGCAAGCTCATCAACATCGCGACCGAGGGCAAGCCCGATCGCTCCATGGTGCTGCCGCTGCTGCTGCATGGCGATGCCGCCTTTGCCGGGCAGGGCGTGATTGCCGAATGCCTGGGGCTTTCGGGTCTCAAAGGGCACCGCACCGGCGGTTCGGTGCATTTCGTCATCAACAACCAGATCGGGTTCACCACGAGCCCGAAATTTTCGCGCTCCTCGCCCTATCCGACCGATGTCGCCAAGATGATCGAGGCGCCGGTGCTGCATGTGAACGGCGATGATCCGGAAGCGGTGGTGTTTGCCACCAAGGTCGCGATCGAGTTCCGCCAGCGCTTTGGCCGGCCGGTCGTCATCGACATGTTCTGCTATCGCCGCTTCGGTCACAACGAAGGCGATGAGCCAAGCTTCACCCAGCCGCTGATGTACACCAAGATCCGCGGGCACAAGACCACGCTCGAAATCTATGGCGAAAAGCTGATCGGGGAAGGCCTCGTCACCGCCGAGGAGATCGACGCGCTCAAGGCGGAATGGCGCAGCAAGCTCGAAGCCGAGTTCGAGGCCGGGCAGGACTATCGGCCCAACAAGGCCGACTGGCTCGATGGCGCCTGGAAGAACTTCAAGCCGGCCGAGCAGGAAGGTCCGCGTCGCGGCCATTCCGGCGTCGAAGTGGATTGCCTGCACCAGATCGGCACCGCGCTGACCAAGGTGCCGGAAGGCTTCAACGTCCACAAGACCGTCAAGCGGTTCCTCGATAACCGGCTCGCCGCGATCGAATCGGGCGAGGGGATCGACTGGGCGACTGCCGAGGCATTGGCCTTTGGCACGCTGGTGACCGAGGGTCATCCGGTGCGCCTGTCGGGTCAGGATGTGGAGCGTGGCACGTTCAGCCAGCGCCATTCCGTGCTCAACGACCAGATGGTTGACGGCAAGACCTTTACGCCGCTCAACAACCTGGCTCCCGATCAGAGCCGCTACGAAGTCATCAACTCGATGCTCTCGGAAGAAGCGGTGCTGGGCTTTGAATATGGCTATTCGCTGTCCGAGCCCCGGGCGCTGACGATCTGGGAAGCCCAGTTCGGCGACTTCGTGAACGGCGCTCAGGTGGTGATCGACCAGTTCATCTCCTCGGGCGAGCGCAAGTGGTTCCGCATGTCGGGCCTCGTGATGCTGTTGCCCCATGGCTATGAAGGGCAGGGCCCCGAGCACTCCTCGGCGCGTCCCGAGCGCTTCCTGCAGCTGTGTGCCGAAGACAATATGCAGGTCGCCAACTGCACGACGCCGGCCAACTATTTCCATGCGCTGCGCCGGCAGGTGACCCGTGACTTCCGCAAGCCGCTGATCCTGATGACCCCCAAGTCGCTGCTGCGGCATAAGCGGGCAACTTCGGGCCTGGCTGAGATGGGCGCCGACTCCTGCTTCCATCGCCTGCTTTGGGACGATGCCGAAGCGCCCGGTGCACCCAAGACCAGCATCAAGCTGGTGGCGGACGACAAGATCCGGCGCGTCGTGCTGTGCACCGGCAAGGTGTATTACGACCTCCTGGAAGAGCGCGAGAAGCGCGGCATCGATGATGTGTATTTGTTGCGCATCGAGCAGCTTTATCCGTTCCCGGCCAAGGCGCTGCTGGATGAACTGGGCCGCTTTGGTAATGCCGAGATCATCTGGTGCCAGGAAGAGCCCAAGAACATGGGGGCCTGGGCGTTCATCCAGCCCTATGTGGAATGGGTGTTCGACCAGATGGGCCGCAATGGCCAGCGGGTGCGCTATACCGGCCGCCCGGCTTCCGCCTCCACGGCCACGGGCCTGATGCGTACGCATCTGGCACAGCTGCAAGCCTTCCTCGACGAAGCTTTCGCACAATAA
- a CDS encoding ABC transporter permease subunit gives MERFFAELALFLPAVWFNIYFAAASIPIGFGMAILLALGKNSRNALLSRLCRGYIYAFRGSPLFIQFFMFYSLALSLNISVWKPWGISWLVLHPLFIGPVVLTLNTAAYTAEIFYGALRAVPRGAVEAARAFGMSRWQQFRSVVWPSLIRLAWPAYTNEVVFLFHATAIVYFALPVIGQQKDLMITAKELFERDYNVFLHFSVAALYFLAVSLMVFFVFDLVYRRLMRHMPNQPKLRFAPKWMR, from the coding sequence ATGGAGCGCTTTTTCGCTGAACTGGCGCTGTTCCTGCCGGCCGTCTGGTTCAACATCTATTTTGCCGCCGCCTCCATCCCCATCGGCTTTGGCATGGCGATCCTGCTGGCGCTGGGGAAGAACTCGCGCAATGCGCTGCTGTCCCGCCTTTGCCGCGGCTATATCTACGCCTTCCGCGGCTCCCCGCTCTTTATCCAGTTCTTCATGTTCTATTCGCTGGCGCTGTCGCTCAATATCAGCGTGTGGAAGCCATGGGGCATTTCCTGGCTGGTGCTCCACCCCCTCTTCATCGGCCCGGTGGTGCTGACCCTCAACACCGCCGCGTATACGGCCGAAATCTTCTATGGTGCCCTGCGCGCCGTGCCGCGCGGCGCGGTTGAGGCCGCCCGCGCTTTTGGCATGAGCCGCTGGCAACAGTTTCGCTCCGTCGTCTGGCCCAGCCTCATCCGCCTGGCCTGGCCGGCCTATACCAACGAGGTCGTCTTCCTCTTTCACGCCACGGCCATCGTGTATTTTGCGCTGCCGGTGATCGGCCAGCAAAAAGACCTGATGATCACCGCCAAGGAGCTGTTCGAGCGCGACTACAACGTCTTCCTCCACTTCTCGGTGGCGGCGCTGTACTTCCTCGCGGTCTCTCTCATGGTCTTTTTCGTGTTCGACCTCGTTTACCGTCGGCTGATGCGGCACATGCCCAACCAGCCCAAGCTGCGCTTTGCCCCCAAATGGATGCGCTGA
- a CDS encoding trimeric intracellular cation channel family protein: MLTLLSYVAIAAQAMTAALTAGQRSMDWFGVCVLACVTALGGGTVRDIVLGHYPLYWVANPYVLLLACGAALLTIALAQFVDRLRWPFLLLDALGLVVFTIIGCNVAMQSGSHPIIVLVSGMVTGIVGGVLRDVLCNDVPLVFRSELYATVSLATAAVYYLGLKAGLNAELVSVAAASFGFAFRVAALIWHWNMPKFVYDKDLR, translated from the coding sequence ATGCTGACCCTGCTTTCTTATGTCGCGATCGCCGCGCAGGCGATGACGGCTGCGTTGACGGCTGGGCAGCGCAGCATGGATTGGTTCGGCGTTTGCGTGTTGGCCTGCGTGACGGCGCTTGGCGGCGGTACGGTGCGCGACATCGTGTTGGGACACTATCCCCTGTACTGGGTGGCCAACCCCTATGTCTTGTTGTTGGCCTGCGGAGCGGCACTCCTTACCATTGCCCTGGCGCAATTTGTCGACCGGCTGCGCTGGCCGTTCCTCTTGCTGGATGCGCTGGGTCTCGTGGTGTTCACCATCATCGGCTGCAATGTGGCGATGCAATCGGGCAGCCATCCCATCATCGTGCTGGTTTCGGGCATGGTGACCGGCATCGTCGGCGGCGTCCTGCGGGACGTGTTGTGCAACGACGTTCCGCTGGTCTTCCGCAGTGAGCTTTATGCGACCGTGTCTTTGGCGACAGCTGCGGTATATTACCTGGGGCTCAAGGCAGGCCTGAACGCGGAACTGGTCAGTGTCGCGGCGGCTTCCTTCGGCTTTGCGTTTCGCGTTGCCGCGCTGATTTGGCACTGGAACATGCCCAAGTTTGTCTATGATAAAGATTTGCGCTGA
- the lpdA gene encoding dihydrolipoyl dehydrogenase: protein MADIFDLIIIGSGPGGYVAAIRAAQLGMKVGVVEKWPTLGGTCLNIGCIPSKALLHASELFDEAAHGFAQLGIDIPAPKLNLPQMMKHKTDTVASNVGGVDYLFKKNKVTVLRGTGSIVGQGKVRVTPESGEASEVEAKAIVIATGSVSANLPGIEIDEKRVVTSTGALTLDKVPGKLLVIGAGVIGLELGSVWARLGAKVTVVEYLDRILPGMDSEVARQFQRILAKQGIEFKLSSKVAGVDKSGAALQVRVEPAQGGEAEVLEADVALVAIGRKPFTEGLGLEEAGVALDERGRVRVDAHYKTSVEGIYAIGDVIEGPMLAHKAEDEGIAVAEILAGQAGHVNYGAIPAVVYTNPEVASVGKTEDELKAEGIEYKIGKFPFTANGRAKAMLATQGFVKILADVETDRVLGAHIVGKNAGEMIHELVTLMEFSGAAEDLARTTHAHPTLSEAVREAALSLGDGAIHI, encoded by the coding sequence ATGGCAGATATATTCGACCTCATCATCATCGGCTCGGGTCCGGGCGGCTATGTAGCGGCCATTCGGGCAGCACAGCTGGGCATGAAGGTCGGCGTGGTGGAGAAGTGGCCGACGCTGGGCGGCACCTGCCTCAATATCGGCTGCATTCCCTCCAAGGCCCTGCTGCATGCGTCCGAGCTGTTCGATGAAGCCGCGCATGGCTTTGCGCAACTGGGGATCGACATTCCTGCGCCCAAGCTCAACCTGCCGCAGATGATGAAGCACAAGACCGATACGGTGGCGAGCAATGTCGGCGGGGTGGATTATCTGTTCAAGAAGAACAAGGTCACCGTGCTGCGCGGCACCGGCTCAATCGTCGGCCAGGGCAAGGTGCGCGTAACGCCGGAAAGCGGCGAGGCCAGCGAGGTCGAGGCCAAGGCCATTGTGATCGCCACGGGTTCGGTTTCTGCCAACCTGCCGGGGATCGAGATCGACGAAAAGCGCGTGGTCACCTCGACCGGGGCGCTGACGCTCGACAAGGTGCCAGGCAAGCTGCTGGTGATCGGGGCAGGGGTGATCGGGCTGGAGCTTGGCTCGGTCTGGGCGCGCCTTGGCGCCAAGGTGACCGTGGTGGAATATCTCGACCGCATCCTGCCGGGCATGGACAGCGAAGTGGCGCGCCAGTTCCAGCGGATCCTCGCCAAGCAGGGCATTGAGTTCAAGCTGTCGAGCAAGGTTGCTGGTGTCGACAAATCAGGCGCTGCGCTGCAGGTGCGGGTGGAACCGGCGCAGGGTGGCGAGGCCGAGGTGCTGGAAGCCGATGTGGCGCTGGTGGCGATTGGGCGCAAGCCGTTCACCGAAGGGCTCGGGCTCGAAGAAGCGGGCGTGGCGCTCGATGAACGCGGGCGCGTGCGCGTCGATGCGCATTACAAGACTTCGGTCGAGGGCATCTATGCCATTGGCGATGTGATCGAAGGGCCGATGCTGGCGCACAAGGCCGAGGACGAGGGCATTGCCGTGGCCGAGATCCTGGCGGGGCAGGCGGGCCACGTCAATTACGGCGCCATCCCAGCCGTGGTTTACACCAATCCTGAAGTGGCGAGCGTCGGCAAGACCGAGGACGAGCTCAAGGCCGAGGGTATCGAATACAAGATCGGCAAATTCCCCTTCACGGCCAATGGTCGTGCCAAGGCGATGCTGGCGACCCAAGGCTTCGTCAAGATCCTGGCCGATGTGGAAACAGATCGCGTGCTGGGCGCTCATATCGTGGGCAAGAATGCCGGCGAGATGATCCACGAACTGGTGACGCTGATGGAATTCTCTGGGGCGGCGGAAGACCTCGCCCGAACCACCCATGCGCACCCGACGCTATCGGAAGCGGTACGCGAAGCGGCGTTGTCGCTGGGTGATGGCGCCATCCATATCTAG
- a CDS encoding ABC transporter permease subunit, whose product MSEDIAFWLAYLTNGKHLTWYASFQFTIFAALAGGTLAVIFGLLGATFRNSRFLPLRLVGGFYANIVRGVPDVLFFLFFPLAFEQGVEWLWSTRACSPEAIAAQAAAWPPCPAANWLLGTPEYLVLASVSLGLVYGAFASTVIHGALRSVPKGQLEAAEAFGFSARQVLWRFQIRQMWVYALPGLSNVWMLIIKATSLLSLLQIADIVLWADRLGAPNFLPTVGLVHDDWRWRYYLVLFVFYILVTFLSEKAFAAITRRVGRGIISEGHS is encoded by the coding sequence ATGAGCGAAGACATCGCCTTCTGGCTGGCCTATCTGACCAATGGCAAGCACCTCACCTGGTATGCGAGCTTCCAGTTCACGATCTTTGCCGCCCTGGCCGGCGGCACTCTCGCCGTGATCTTTGGATTGCTCGGGGCCACATTCCGCAATTCGCGCTTCCTGCCACTGCGGCTTGTCGGTGGTTTTTACGCCAACATCGTGCGCGGCGTTCCCGATGTGCTGTTCTTCCTGTTCTTCCCGCTCGCCTTCGAGCAGGGCGTGGAATGGCTCTGGTCCACTCGCGCCTGTTCGCCCGAAGCCATTGCCGCCCAGGCCGCAGCCTGGCCGCCCTGCCCTGCGGCCAACTGGCTCCTGGGGACGCCCGAATATCTCGTCCTCGCTTCCGTCTCACTCGGGCTTGTTTACGGCGCATTCGCCAGCACGGTGATCCACGGCGCCCTGCGCTCTGTGCCCAAGGGCCAGCTCGAAGCCGCTGAGGCCTTCGGCTTTTCGGCCCGCCAGGTACTCTGGCGCTTCCAGATCCGCCAGATGTGGGTTTATGCCCTGCCCGGCCTTTCCAATGTCTGGATGCTGATCATCAAGGCGACATCCCTGCTGTCCTTGCTACAGATCGCCGACATCGTCCTGTGGGCGGATCGGCTCGGCGCCCCCAATTTCCTGCCCACCGTCGGGCTGGTGCATGACGATTGGCGATGGCGCTATTACCTCGTTCTCTTCGTCTTCTATATCCTCGTGACCTTCCTGTCCGAAAAGGCCTTTGCCGCCATTACCCGGCGCGTCGGCCGCGGCATCATCAGCGAAGGTCACAGCTGA
- the odhB gene encoding 2-oxoglutarate dehydrogenase complex dihydrolipoyllysine-residue succinyltransferase, protein MSTEIRVPTLGESVTEATIGQWFKKVGDAIAADEPVVELETDKVTIEVPAPAAGVLEAIAAQPGDTVDVGALLGAIGAAGATATAKPAPAAKAAEAPKPAAAPAAGQADPALGHQTSREAPAPAASSGSATASPSAQKLMTENNLGTGDLNGSGKRGQVLKEDVLAAVSRVGAAPAAEAKAPAAARAPVAADDAAREERVKMTRLRQTIARRLKDAQNTAAMLTTFNEVDMKPVMDLRASYKELFEKKHGVKLGFMGFFTKAVVHALKEIPSINAEIDGDELIYKQYAHIGVAVGTDKGLVVPVVRDADQMSIAEIEKSINALGKKARDGQLSMADMQGGTFTISNGGVYGSLMSTPILNAPQSGILGMHKIQERPVVVGGQIVVRPMMYLALSYDHRIVDGKEAVTFLVRVKESLEAPERLVLDL, encoded by the coding sequence ATGTCGACAGAAATCCGCGTGCCGACGCTCGGCGAAAGCGTTACCGAAGCCACTATCGGGCAATGGTTCAAGAAGGTGGGCGATGCGATCGCCGCCGATGAACCCGTGGTGGAACTGGAAACCGACAAGGTGACCATTGAAGTGCCGGCGCCTGCGGCCGGCGTGCTCGAAGCGATTGCAGCCCAGCCTGGCGATACCGTCGATGTGGGTGCGCTGCTGGGTGCGATCGGCGCTGCCGGTGCGACGGCAACCGCCAAGCCAGCTCCCGCCGCCAAGGCGGCCGAGGCGCCAAAGCCGGCCGCAGCGCCTGCTGCCGGTCAGGCCGATCCGGCGCTTGGTCACCAGACCAGCCGCGAAGCTCCGGCTCCGGCCGCCAGCAGCGGTTCGGCGACGGCCAGCCCTTCGGCCCAAAAGCTCATGACCGAGAACAATCTGGGCACGGGCGATCTCAACGGTTCGGGCAAGCGCGGGCAAGTGCTCAAGGAAGACGTGCTGGCGGCGGTCAGCCGTGTCGGCGCGGCTCCTGCCGCCGAAGCCAAAGCGCCAGCGGCTGCGCGGGCGCCCGTCGCGGCAGACGATGCCGCCCGCGAAGAGCGGGTCAAAATGACCCGGCTGCGCCAGACCATTGCGCGTCGCCTCAAGGATGCCCAGAACACCGCGGCCATGCTGACCACCTTCAACGAGGTGGACATGAAGCCGGTGATGGACCTGCGCGCCTCCTACAAGGAGCTGTTCGAGAAGAAGCACGGCGTCAAGCTTGGCTTCATGGGCTTCTTCACCAAGGCCGTGGTGCATGCGCTCAAGGAGATCCCCTCGATCAATGCCGAGATCGATGGCGATGAGCTGATCTACAAGCAGTACGCCCATATCGGCGTCGCCGTGGGCACCGATAAGGGCCTCGTCGTGCCGGTGGTGCGCGATGCCGACCAGATGAGCATTGCCGAGATCGAGAAGTCGATCAACGCGCTGGGCAAGAAGGCCCGCGACGGGCAGTTGTCGATGGCCGACATGCAGGGCGGCACCTTCACCATCTCCAATGGTGGCGTGTACGGCTCGCTGATGTCGACCCCGATCCTCAATGCACCGCAGTCGGGCATTCTGGGCATGCACAAGATCCAGGAGCGCCCGGTTGTCGTGGGTGGGCAGATCGTGGTGCGTCCGATGATGTATCTGGCGCTGAGCTACGATCACCGGATCGTGGATGGCAAGGAAGCGGTGACCTTCCTTGTGCGCGTCAAGGAAAGCCTGGAGGCTCCCGAGCGCCTCGTTCTCGATCTCTGA